The following are from one region of the Candidatus Cloacimonadota bacterium genome:
- a CDS encoding RloB family protein — translation MEQSPMYDKYEFNRQFERKSKITDPGIYIIACEGTKDEPGYIKEFVKKKRIRAKVFIAPREEGDHGSNPWHVYEILKTSMANLSISSKNKSIHYWIMVDRDKDRLKELREVKDQCDAEGVSIAYSSPCVELWFLLHYKELSSLSKKVLTKLLTPKNMKKHLKRNCIDIGKGFSEILPLTDIAIDRARSIDKPHIDFPEDFCTRVYRLVQELLSFD, via the coding sequence ATGGAGCAATCCCCTATGTATGATAAATATGAATTTAACAGACAGTTCGAAAGAAAATCCAAGATTACTGACCCAGGTATTTACATCATAGCTTGTGAAGGGACAAAGGACGAACCGGGGTACATTAAGGAGTTTGTAAAAAAGAAACGCATAAGAGCGAAAGTGTTCATTGCGCCGAGAGAAGAGGGAGACCATGGCTCAAATCCTTGGCATGTATATGAAATTCTGAAAACAAGCATGGCAAATTTGTCAATTTCTTCTAAAAACAAATCTATACACTATTGGATTATGGTGGATAGAGACAAGGATAGATTGAAGGAACTTAGGGAGGTTAAAGACCAATGTGATGCTGAAGGAGTTAGCATTGCTTATAGTAGCCCATGTGTCGAGTTATGGTTTTTACTCCATTATAAAGAATTAAGCTCATTGAGCAAAAAGGTTCTGACTAAGCTTCTAACTCCCAAAAACATGAAAAAACACTTAAAAAGAAACTGCATAGATATTGGGAAGGGATTTTCGGAAATCCTACCACTAACTGATATTGCAATTGATAGGGCGAGATCAATCGATAAACCTCATATTGATTTTCCTGAGGATTTCTGTACCAGAGTGTATAGGCTTGTACAAGAGTTATTATCATTTGATTAG